The Linepithema humile isolate Giens D197 chromosome 2, Lhum_UNIL_v1.0, whole genome shotgun sequence genome has a segment encoding these proteins:
- the gw gene encoding trinucleotide repeat-containing gene 6C protein isoform X1 has product MFPYNSSSHEISTETNAFVQNSMQGDVVVLGKSSLDGVGEEEGSEHTRYCDIESIANSSTMAASISHPEATAANDFSTVLPNQAGELNLTGIGKACQSVAPATTKYPTNHLLICDNNNKINNHNNAEHNHHKYRKLYASGLLGPQLGSSANNSKSTCKTLSDNKTSFSYKYFRLYPIYANSQVRDKAYCIVGVPSLVRIPKSDSPQRSLRLPNSDNYSLLGSCLDLGDNNKSKANFSYVSNNNSKSVILLSSTSYSNHYLLFSGGFEKIAPDIPVLCIKRDDSTTTSNRMKLLGDKYALVTSFAQISRLLANDRILDDSNSDIRVSLSRRIVRHLLETHFNGNTLVSVSVYAQNFAIYAASSSITLIVSRNEVIDHTLRSFLKNLTQLYVQSSISPLCNVTVTELTQHLCVPLLIMCKSNDYNVGNNYNEYYNNEYSNVGSIEEEINISNNNPDVIGDIVDIAVCYKTSVMTTNVRILGSQNDGISCTEATIFTVGALLFQDNNKPLNTCFKINRYRGLVATDHESNSIIKSVSRSTLSDKCSNVKFETSHAARLDESDNRKQVKLTVNIPIMTTCKPTMTLTCQSATVASQTIVVPVSRAESRTNGNEMRLEYFNILRNDQICIQYILLSHTADLNKNDLRHYDATKFKGVQIYAIDKLKASTTSKDDAHFKYDRDTLRRDPSRLNDYDNAIVCNGNEDSIVPSTSQWSSLIIRVRALVLACRRAYEIHGSKCEVQRRQLKSVLNVLFNQSSRLHHKDAEPIASYKQRWGIPMILRLAGGGESSLNSGGAANWGTTQAATQNNNNTNQSGWGGTPGNPPGGANAPNNWGANTVNRSVTGNPNQNQNQGPPGSQNNPGNVSKVNNPNQQSNQQSGPPTSQSNNPTQGNQNNNQWAQGKSNNPGGLGQNPSVQNNNSSGVQQQQSSGSSANNNQSNNPTQGAVSIGNTAAANNPSTKQQLEQLNTMREALFSHDGWGCQNVNQDTNWDVPTSPEPSMTKDGVPIWKPPVNNGTDLWEANLRNGGQPPPQQQTKTPWGHTPATNIGGTWGEDDETADSSNMWTGAPTPSQPSAAQWTGAAGNQAGSNWGDPRIDHRDPRDLRSVDPREMRDPRDHRMSLDPRDHMRVMDPMARDPRMADMRGDPRGISGRLHGANADAMWSQPPGPPHHQMGHQHPSGPPAKMINPSNVNQWAAPPPKDIMPGKPSGWEEPSPPTQRRNVPNYDDGTSLWGNPGANQRAMPGSKVSHWKDLPAQNLARGGMQCPPGMPQNSRMPGQPGMKPDVGNPMWGHPGAPSGRNGTWTDGPHDTTSWDDPKTPATWNEPQLNPAWGGPSAHKPKPMGPAGSWADSDMDPTPSWAHPAKPTLTKEVIWNSREFRYLCDLGFKKEDVELALRNREMNREEALELLNQLRPLEQWRRHDTHSGYDPTHQATTAPTYPRFNHVAQQMSFPPGGGVPSGATSGGVGGSVSSASLLKLQQQQQQQTVPLQQQQQSTNAPQPPFNQASRASQNQPSTQQLRMLVQQIQLAVHEGYLNHQILNQPLAPQTLMLLNQLLQQIKVLQQLHQQHAVQNTMKGSNQSALQISVQITKTKQQITNLQNQIAVQQATYMKQQQQHPAPPSQASEYYKSSTVHDPMSALQNSFSDLTMNKEPPVSQQQSRLNQWKLPSLDKDGDLVSNEFSRAPGTTSKPPATPGGLTQSHSSPNMNPLLGQGDGTWSSRLGDSGWPDPGNSDSTDGKDWQPGGAAYTDLVPEFEPGKPWKGTQIKSIEDDPSITPGSVVRSPLSLATIKDSDTIFSSSSKTSPPPQAANPDTSIPSLSNSTWTFNPPATTPSAFTSTSKNTWGESAPPPTAVTSELWGAPMSKARGPPPGLSSKGATNPSNGWGAGLGSVSRSSSSWGLQSSTVSNSGWMSTWLLLKNLTPQIDGSTLKTLCMQHGPVQDFRLYQNHGIALTKYSSRDEAIKAQGALNNCVLGNTTIFAESPAESEVHTILQQLGHGGQQQAGGSGGAGWGLRPTNKAGPPPDTWGGSSSQLWGAPPTSNSLWSNAGIDNNDQQRATPSSLNSYLPGDLLGGESM; this is encoded by the exons GTGAGTTGAACCTAACCGGCATAGGTAAGGCCTGCCAGTCAGTGGCGCCAGCAACCACAAAATACCCAACAAATCACCTTCTAATctgcgataataataataaaataaataaccacAACAATGCAGAACATAATCATCACAAGTACAGAAAGCTCTACGCATCGGGCTTGCTTGGTCCGCAGCTGGGCAGCTCCGCCAATAACTCTAAGTCTACTTGTAAGACATTAAGTGATAATAAGACTAGCTTTAGCTATAAATACTTTAGGTTATATCCTATATATGCAAATTCACAAGTAAGGGACAAAGCGTATTGCATCGTTGGGGTACCTAGCCTAGTTAGGATACCCAAGTCTGATAGTCCCCAACGGTCGTTGCGCCTCCCTAACTCTGACAATTACTCCTTACTAGGGTCCTGCCTTGACCTAGGCGACAACAATAAATCTAAGGCTAATTTTAGTTATGTAAGTAATAACAACTCCAAGTCTGTGATATTGCTCAGCTCAACCAGTTACAGTAACCATTACCTCCTCTTTAGTGGTGGCTTTGAAAAGATAGCTCCCGACATCCCGGTACTTTGTATTAAGAGGGACGATTCCACTACCACATCGAATAGAATGAAACTACTAGGTGATAAGTACGCCCTAGTTACCAGTTTTGCTCAGATCTCCAGACTGCTTGCAAACGATAGAATTCTGGATGATTCTAACTCTGACATCCGAGTTTCGCTGAGCCGCCGAATAGTACGACACCTCTTGGAAACGCATTTCAATGGCAACACACTAGTATCGGTGTCTGTCTACGCTCAGAATTTCGCGATATACGCCGCCAGTTCTTCCATTACGCTTATCGTTTCCAGAAACGAAGTAATTGACCACACTTTGCGATCTTTCCTGAAAAATCTCACACAACTGTATGTACAATCTTCTATTTCTCCATTATGTAATGTCACTGTGACCGAGCTGACGCAACACTTATGTGTTCCACTattaataatgtgtaaaaGTAATGATTACAACGttggtaataattataatgaatattataataacgagTACAGTAACGTTGGTAGTATtgaagaagaaattaatattagtaataataatccaGATGTTATCGGAGACATTGTTGACATCGCTGTGTGCTACAAGACTAGTGTAATGACTACTAATGTTAGGATCTTAGGGTCTCAAAATGATGGTATTAGTTGTACCGAAGCAACAATATTTACTGTTGGTGCTCTTTTATTTCAGGATAACAATAAGCCTCTAAACACTTGTTTTAAGATTAATAGGTATAGGGGATTGGTCGCTACCGATCACGAATCTAACTCTATCATTAAGTCTGTATCTAGGTCTACGCTAAGCGATAAGTGTAGTAATGTTAAGTTTGAAACATCTCATGCCGCTCGACTTGACGAATCTGACAACAGAAAGCAAGTTAAGTTGACTGTCAACATTCCTATAATGACTACCTGCAAGCCTACGATGACGCTTACATGCCAATCAGCCACCGTCGCATCCCAAACAATTGTTGTACCTGTATCTCGGGCGGAGAGTCGCACGAACGGCAATGAAATGCGATtggaatatttcaatatactCCGAAATGACCAAATATGTATCCAGTATATATTGCTAAGTCATACAGCTGATCTTAATAAGAATGACCTGCGTCATTATGATGCAACTAAATTTAAAGGCGTGCAAATTTATGCCATTGACAAGCTCAAGGCTTCTACAACATCGAAAGATGACGCTCACTTCAAATATGACCGAGATACTCTTAGACGCGACCCGAGTCGTCTGAACGATTACGATAATGCCATCGTATGCAACGGCAACGAAGATTCCATTGTACCGTCTACGTCGCAATGGTCATCCCTTATAATACGTGTGCGTGCGTTAGTTCTCGCTTGTCGAAGAGCGTACGAGATTCATGGGAGCAAATGTGAAGTTCAACGACGTCAACTCAAATCCGTCTTGAACGTCCTGTTTAATCAGTCGTCGCGCTTGCACCACAAGGACGCCGAGCCTATCGCAAGTTACAAGCAACGTTGGGGTATACCAATGATATTGCGACTGGCGGGAGGTGGCGAGAGTTCCTTAAATAGCGGAGGAGCTGCCAATTGGGGGACGACGCAAGCTGCCACGCAGAATAACAACAATACGAATCAGAGTGGTTGGGGTGGCACACCCGGAAATCCACCTGGTGGTGCTAATGCGCCCAATAATTGGGGCGCGAATACTGTCAATCGATCCGTCACTGGAAATccaaatcaaaatcaaaatcaagGACCGCCTGGTAGCCAAAATAATCCAG GCAATGTGAGTAAGGTTAATAATCCCAATCAACAATCGAATCAACAATCTGGACCGCCAACGTCACAATCAAATAATCCCACCCAAGGGAATCAGAATAATAACCAATGGGCTCAGGGAAAGTCTAATAATCCAGGTGGTCTTGGACAAAATCCGTCAGTGCAGAATAACAACAGTAGCGGCGTCCAACAACAGCAATCTTCTGGTTCAAGTGCGAACAATAATCAATCGAATAATCCCACCCAAGGAGCTGTGAGCATCGGCAATACCGCGGCGGCTAATAATCCGTCTACGAAACAGCAACTCGAACAACTCAATACGATGAGGGAAGCTCTCTTCAGTCATGATGGCTGGGGCTGT CAAAACGTGAATCAAGATACAAACTGGGACGTGCCGAcgtcccccgagccaagcatGACCAAAGACGGCGTACCGATCTGGAAGCCACCGGTGAATAACGGTACTGATCTGTGGGAGGCGAATCTTCGTAACGGAGGGCAGCCGCCGCCTCAGCAGCAGACAAAGACACCATGGGGACACACCCCAGCGACCAATATCGGCGGCACCTGGGGCGAAGATGACGAAACTGCGGATTCGTCAAACATGTGGACCGGTGCACCAACGCCGTCGCAACCGAGCGCCGCTCAGTGGACTGGTGCAGCCGGTAATCAAGCCG GGTCCAATTGGGGTGATCCCAGAATAGACCATAGAGATCCGCGGGATTTGAGATCAGTGGATCCGAGGGAGATGCGTGATCCACGGGATCACCGTATGTCCTTAGATCCCCGAGATCATATGCGCGTAATGGATCCTATGGCACGCGACCCACGAATGGCCGATATGCGCGGAGATCCGCGTGGTATATCGGGACGATTGCATGGTGCGAACGCGGACGCGATGTGGAGTCAGCCACCCGGCCCGCCGCATCACCAGATGGGTCATCAGCATCCGTCCGGACCACCGGCGAAGATGATAAATCCATCGAATGTGAATCAGTGGGCCGCGCCACCGCCGAAGGACATTATGCCCGGCAAACCGTCCGGTTGGGAGGAGCCTTCGCCGCCGACGCAGCGTCGCAATGTACCCAATTATGACGATGGTACTAGCCTCTGGGGAAATCCGGGGGCTAATCAGCGTGCTATGCCTGGCAGCAAAGTATCGCACTGGAAAGATCTGCCTGCGCAAAACCTGGCTCGTGGAG gcATGCAATGTCCACCAGGCATGCCTCAAAACAGCAGGATGCCAGGACAACCTGGAATGAAGCCAGACGTGGGTAATCCTATGTGGGGTCACCCCGGTGCACCAAGCGGCCGCAACGGAACTTGGACAGACGGGCCGCACGATACTACATCTTGGGACGATCCTAAAACGCCGGCAACATGGAACGAACCTCAGTTGAATCCAGCTTGGGGAGGACCTTCCGCGCATAAGCCAAAGCCCATGGGACCCGCTGGAAGCTGGGCCGATTCTGACATGGATCCGACTCCTAGCTGGGCGCATCCCGCGAAACCTACTTTGACGAAGGAAGTCATTTGGAATAGTCGCGAGTTCCGATATCTCTGCGATTTGGGTTTTAAG AAAGAAGACGTGGAATTGGCATTACGGAATCGGGAGATGAACCGTGAGGAAGCTTTGGAACTTCTCAACCAATTACGTCCTCTTGAACAGTGGAGACGTCACGACACTCATTCGGGTTACGATCCGACGCATCAAGCGACTACTGCACCTACTTATCCTCGTTTCAATCACGTCGCACAACAGATGTCATTTCCTCCg GGTGGAGGAGTGCCCAGTGGGGCGACCAGCGGGGGCGTAGGTGGTTCTGTCTCGAGTGCTAGCCTCCTCAAgctgcagcagcaacaacagcaacagACAGTTCCGTtacagcaacaacaacaaagCACCAATGCGCCACAACCTCCTTTCAATCAG gcCTCTCGTGCGTCACAGAATCAGCCAAGTACGCAGCAACTGCGTATGCTTGTGCAGCAGATTCAACTGGCTGTCCACGAAGGATATCTGAACCATCAGATCTTAAATCAACCACTGGCTCCCCAAACTTTGATGTTATTGAATCAGCTGCTGCAACAGATTAAGGTCTTGCAACAGTTGCACCAACAGCACGCTGTTCAGAACACAATGAAAGGAAGCAATCAATCAGCTCTGCAGATAAGCGTCCAGATCACTAAGACTAAGCAGCAGATCACGAATTTGCAGAATCAAATCGCGGTGCAGCAAGCGACATATATgaaacaacagcagcagcaccCGGCTCCTCCCTCACAAGCATCGGAGTACTACAAATCCTCCACTGTGCATGACCCCATGTCCGCTCTGCAGAATAGCTTCAGTGATCTAACAATGAACAAAGAGCCACCGGTG AGTCAGCAGCAATCGAGATTAAACCAGTGGAAGCTGCCATCGCTTGACAAGGACGGCGATTTGGTGTCGAACGAATTCTCCCGCGCTCCCGGAACTACGAGCAAGCCGCCCGCGACACCTGGTGGTTTGACCCAATCACACAGCAGTCCCAACATGAATCCGTTGCTAGGCCAAGGTGACGGCACTTGGTCTTCTCGACTCGGCGACAGCGGCTGGCCTGATCCCGGAAACAGCGATTCGACTGACGGAAAGGACTGGCAGCCTGGTGGTGCCGCATATACAGATCTCGTGCCGGAGTTTGAACCGGGAAAACCATGGAAG GGTACCCAGATAAAAAGCATCGAGGATGATCCTAGCATCACTCCTGGCTCCGTCGTGCGTTCTCCGTTGTCCTTGGCCACTATCAAAGATTCAGATACGATCTTCTCATCGAGCAGCAAGACATCGCCACCGCCGCAAGCAGCCAATCCTGATACGTCTATCCCGAGTTTGAGTAATTCTACTTGGACATTCAATCCACCGGCTACCACACCTAGCGCGTTTACCAG CACTTCTAAGAATACATGGGGAGAGTCTGCTCCTCCGCCTACTGCTGTGACTTCGGAGCTATGGGGCGCGCCAATGAGTAAAGCGCGCGGTCCACCTCCTGGTTTGAGTAGCAAAGGAGCTACGAACCCGAGCAATGGCTGGGGCGCTGGCTTGGGAAGTGTCAGTAGATCCTCTAGCTCGTGGGGCCTCCAATCGTCGACGGTCAGCAACTCTGGCTGGATGTCCACTTGGCTCCTACTGAAAAATCTTACCCCGCAAATCGACGGGTCTACTCTCAAGACACTGTGTATGCAGCATGGACCAGTTCAAGACTTCCGTCTTTACCAGAATCATGGAATCGCTTTGACGAAATATTCCTCTCGCGACGAAGCAATCAAG GCACAAGGAGCCCTAAACAATTGCGTCCTGGGTAACACAACGATATTTGCCGAGTCGCCCGCAGAGAGCGAGGTGCACACGATTCTGCAGCAACTCGGCCACGGCGGACAGCAGCAAGCCGGCGGTTCCGGTGGGGCCGGTTGGGGCCTTAGACCAACTAATAAAGCTGGCCCGCCGCCCGACACATGGGGAGGCAGCTCTAGTCAGCTCTGGGGCGCCCCGCCTACCAGTAATTCTCTGTGGAGCAACGCGGGGATCGACAACAATGATCAACAACGAGCTACTCCCAGTTCTCTCAACTCGTACTTACCCGGAGACCTTCTGGGAGGTGAGTCGATGTAA